The following proteins are encoded in a genomic region of Oncorhynchus masou masou isolate Uvic2021 chromosome 32, UVic_Omas_1.1, whole genome shotgun sequence:
- the LOC135526910 gene encoding ALK and LTK ligand 2b-like: MSALRIPVLLALLVLLLTAGFCKQSFLDVSKGARTDGHNLLELIMDKVRLTRQQDQVHVRYPAKKQEFTLETKEGNEVNKSHHGEHIIEVFPRDLRQKEKFLKHLTGPLFFNPRCRKHFYRLYHNTRDCTIPAYYKRCARLLTRLAGSQRCTER, encoded by the exons ATGAGCGCCCTGCGTATCCCGGTCCTACTGGCGCTGCTGGTCCTACTGCTGACTGCTGGCTTCTGCAAACAGAGTTTCCTGGACGTGAGCAAAGGGGCGCGGACGGACGGACACAACCTCCTGGAGCTCATCATGGACAAGGTGCGTCTGACTCGGCAACAGGACCAGGTACACGTCCGTTACCCCGCCAAAAAACAGGAGTTCACCTTGGAGACCAAGGAGGGGAATGAAGTGAACAAGTCTCACCATGGAGAACACATCATAG AGGTGTTCCCCAGAGACCTGAGACAAAAAGAAAAGTTCCTCAAACACCTAACAG GTCCTCTATTCTTTAATCCAAGGTGCAGGAAACACTTCTATAGACTATACCACAACACCAGAGACTGTACCATCCCTGCCT ACTATAAGAGGTGTGCCCGTCTTCTCACCAGACTGGCAGGCAGTCAGAGGtgtacagagaggtag